A window from Verrucomicrobiota bacterium encodes these proteins:
- a CDS encoding endonuclease/exonuclease/phosphatase family protein, whose translation MLSLLRFAIPLSALALHALISFCFIFRPDKAAAITVFPLTVWVLAGILLCLLSGLLFKGRFALVVGLIWVVTGVLVADERHGLARLFHEKPEPGPAAPFEGKPVLRCLTLNCKGRSALSSQEILAWKPDIVFLQEQPAPQELSRLVRELFGGEGDFRTTAYCAILSRGRIFQEKRSASQRHLQVKTRFLDGREYHLVALHLLPAVTEVNLFSLDTWRAHYRNRLVRSEQVRTLARERLEFSGGLPCLLGGDFNAPAGDRAMDALNPHFQDAYPLAGTGWPNTFSNQLPLHRIDQLWLTPELRPVRQRTVRTQESDHRMVVLDFLDPREQPQAEPPTAF comes from the coding sequence ATGCTCTCCTTACTTCGCTTTGCCATCCCGCTCTCGGCCCTGGCGCTCCACGCCCTCATCAGCTTTTGCTTCATCTTCCGACCGGACAAAGCGGCCGCCATCACCGTCTTTCCCCTGACAGTTTGGGTGCTGGCCGGAATCCTCCTTTGCCTCCTATCCGGGCTCCTTTTCAAAGGGCGTTTCGCCCTCGTAGTGGGCCTCATTTGGGTCGTGACCGGGGTGCTGGTGGCAGACGAGCGACATGGACTCGCGCGCCTCTTTCACGAGAAACCAGAGCCGGGCCCCGCCGCTCCCTTCGAAGGAAAGCCCGTCCTCCGCTGTCTCACCCTCAACTGCAAGGGTCGCAGCGCGCTCTCCTCCCAGGAAATCCTCGCTTGGAAGCCCGACATCGTCTTCCTCCAGGAACAACCCGCTCCTCAAGAACTCTCCCGCTTGGTCCGTGAACTCTTTGGAGGCGAGGGCGACTTCCGCACCACCGCCTACTGCGCCATCCTCTCGCGAGGGCGCATCTTTCAGGAAAAGCGGAGCGCTTCCCAGCGTCACCTCCAGGTCAAAACCCGCTTTCTCGATGGTCGCGAATATCATTTGGTCGCTCTTCACCTCCTCCCCGCCGTGACCGAGGTCAACCTCTTCAGCCTGGACACCTGGCGAGCGCACTACCGGAATCGCCTCGTCCGCAGCGAGCAAGTCCGCACCCTGGCCCGGGAGCGTCTGGAATTCAGCGGTGGCCTGCCCTGTCTCTTGGGAGGCGACTTCAATGCCCCGGCAGGCGACCGGGCCATGGACGCGCTCAACCCGCATTTCCAAGACGCCTACCCCCTCGCCGGCACCGGCTGGCCCAACACCTTCAGCAACCAACTCCCCCTCCACCGCATCGACCAACTCTGGCTCACCCCGGAGCTTCGCCCCGTGAGACAGAGAACCGTCCGCACCCAGGAATCCGATCACCGCATGGTCGTTCTCGACTTCCTGGACCCCCGCGAGCAACCGCAAGCCGAGCCCCCCACGGCCTTCTAA